The proteins below are encoded in one region of Gopherus flavomarginatus isolate rGopFla2 chromosome 12, rGopFla2.mat.asm, whole genome shotgun sequence:
- the LOC127032183 gene encoding CMRF35-like molecule 1 gives MTDTSRLLGGEGPGAVRGPAGGSVAVRCRYRAGYEDYPKFWCREGGLFCSSWFHVVQTDGSEAEVTRGRDSIRDDRTQRVFTVTVENLTPADAGTYLCGVQRSGFELRDAVELTVSPANSSPNPTARTPQAKKQPDSPARFQPIILCFLLLGLSKGLLLLCIVSSGIWMSIRYRRSHREMVPDRQAHELPLC, from the exons ATGACGGACACCAGCAG GCTGCTGGGCGGTGAGGGGCCCGGGGCAGTGCGCGGCCCCGCGGGCGGGTCGGTGGCTGTGCGGTGCCGGTACCGGGCGGGCTATGAGGATTATCCGAAGTTCTGGTGCCGGGAAGGAGGCTTGTTCTGTTCCAGCTGGTTTCACGTCGTTCAGACCGATGGGTCGGAGGCGGAGGTGACGCGGGGCAGAGACTCCATCCGAGACGATCGCACCCAGCGCGTGTTCACCGTGACCGTGGAGAACCTGACACCGGCAGACGCCGGGACGTACCTCTGCGGGGTACAGAGATCTGGGTTTGAGCTCAGGGACGCCGTGGAACTCACCGTCTCCCCAG CTAATTCTTCCCCAAACCCGACTGCAAGGACACCGCAAGCAAAAAAGCAGCCAGATTCGCCTGCACG ATTCCAACCCATCATCCTCTGTTTCCTGCTCCTGGGCTTATCGAAGGGTCTCCTCTTGCTGTGCATAGTCTCTTCTGGGATCTGGATGAGCATACGCTACAGGAGGAGCCACAGGGAGATGGTGCCAGACAGACAAG CTCATGAACTGCCTCTTTGCTAG
- the LOC127033061 gene encoding CMRF35-like molecule 2, which yields MRIVPVLVWILFPGCWAVTGPGTAHGQLGGSVSVQCQYGAGYEAYPKFWCRRKVVLCFNHLIFETTGLEAEETWGRVSIRDNHTQRVITVTLENLTLADAGTYLCGVARIGLPNPRDSVKVIISPAAALPSSISTEKAPQATDQPAAPAFTWISTGSHVSSPFTASSNSCLDRSDIQAQTQPNILYPFFLIVPIFLCIVCAVIRVSIQYRRNSREMVPNRHAEELPLSQLRNGSESTREECIPQLCPQHKSMEGV from the exons ATGAGGATTGTCCCCGTTTTGGTTTGGATTCTTTTCCCAG gctgctgggcagtgacaggacCTGGCACAGCGCATGGCCAGCTGGGTGGCtcggtgtctgtgcagtgccagtACGGGGCAGGCTATGAGGCTTATCCGAAATTCTGGTGCAGACGCAAAGTTGTGCTGTGTTTCAATCACCTCATCTTTGAGACAACAGGGTTGGAGGCTGAGGAGACGTGGGGCAGAGTCTCCATCCGTGACAATCACACCCAGCGCGTTATCACAGTAACCTTGGAGAACCTGACGCTGGCAGATGCGGGGACTTACCTCTGTGGGGTAGCCAGGATTGGCCTCCCTAATCCCAGGGACTCCGTCAAAGTCATCATCTCCCCAG ctgcagctcttccttcTTCAATCTCAACTGAAAAGGCACCACAGGCAACAGACCAGCCGGCTGCTCCTGCCTTCACATGGATTTCCACTGGAAGCCATGTATCTAGCCCATTTACAGCCTCAAGTAACAGCTGCTTGGACAGAAGTGACATCCAAGCACA AACCCAACCCAACATCCTCTATCCCTTCTTCCTGATTGTCCCCATCTTCCTGTGCATAGTCTGTGCTGTGATCCGGGTGAGCATACAGTACAGGAGGAATTCCAGGGAGATGGTGCCAAATAGACACG CTGAGGAATTACCCCTCTCCCAACTAAGGAATGGGTCAGAATCCACAAGAGAAGAATGCATCCCTCAGCTCTGCCCACAGCATAAATCCATGGAGGGAGTCTGA